In Cytophagia bacterium CHB2, the following proteins share a genomic window:
- a CDS encoding beta-glucosidase, which yields MKEFPADFVWGAATSSYQIEGAWLEGGKGLSIWDAFCHIPGKIKNNDTGDFACDHYYRFAEDVKLMADIGLKAYRFSLSWPRIQPDGRGKPNFKGLRFYSDLIDALLAHHITPWITLYHWDLPLALQMEYDGWLNPKLAEFFADYAAICFEAFGDRVKHWLTLNEPWCSAVLGHGLGVHAPGRVSRDEPYLAGHTLLRAHALAVERYRTQFQAQQRGVIAITNNCDWREPLTASEADKRAAQRAVEFFLGWFADPVYFGDYPAVMRERLGKRLPQFNDNEKNLLKGSTDFFGLNHYSTMYAAHAPAPKVTNAVLDNAGLSEDQEVVLSSDPAWKKTQMEWNIVPFGFRKLLHWIDARYHSPDIYVTENGCALADVIENGQVNDLQRIAFLEEYLNAAYEALAGKVKLKGYFVWSFLDNFEWGEGYSKRFGLHHVDFRSGQRLPKASAKWYAEVIKRNGLLS from the coding sequence ATGAAAGAATTTCCAGCCGATTTTGTCTGGGGCGCGGCCACCTCGAGCTATCAGATTGAAGGCGCCTGGCTCGAGGGCGGCAAGGGGTTGTCGATTTGGGACGCCTTCTGCCACATTCCGGGAAAAATCAAAAACAACGACACCGGAGACTTTGCATGCGATCATTACTATCGTTTCGCTGAGGATGTCAAGTTGATGGCCGATATCGGCCTGAAGGCTTACCGCTTTTCTCTCTCCTGGCCGCGGATTCAACCCGATGGCCGCGGCAAACCCAATTTCAAAGGCCTGCGCTTTTATTCTGATTTGATCGATGCCCTATTGGCGCATCACATCACGCCCTGGATCACGCTTTATCATTGGGATTTGCCATTGGCTCTGCAAATGGAATACGACGGCTGGCTGAATCCCAAACTGGCAGAATTTTTTGCGGATTATGCGGCCATTTGTTTCGAGGCGTTCGGCGACCGCGTCAAACACTGGCTCACATTGAATGAACCGTGGTGCAGCGCGGTGCTTGGCCACGGCTTGGGTGTGCATGCGCCCGGCCGCGTTTCGCGCGATGAACCTTATCTTGCCGGCCATACGCTCTTGCGCGCGCACGCGTTGGCGGTGGAAAGATATCGCACGCAATTTCAAGCGCAGCAGAGGGGCGTGATTGCCATCACCAACAACTGCGACTGGCGTGAACCGCTGACCGCCAGCGAGGCGGACAAGCGGGCGGCGCAGCGCGCGGTGGAGTTTTTTCTCGGCTGGTTTGCCGATCCGGTTTATTTCGGAGACTATCCTGCGGTTATGCGTGAGCGTCTCGGCAAACGATTGCCGCAGTTTAATGATAATGAAAAAAACTTGCTCAAAGGTTCGACGGATTTTTTTGGATTGAATCATTACTCAACGATGTATGCCGCGCATGCCCCCGCGCCCAAAGTCACTAACGCCGTTCTTGACAACGCCGGGCTGAGTGAAGATCAAGAGGTTGTGCTCAGCTCTGATCCGGCGTGGAAGAAAACTCAAATGGAATGGAACATCGTTCCCTTCGGCTTTCGCAAACTGCTGCACTGGATTGATGCACGCTACCATTCCCCCGATATCTACGTCACGGAAAACGGCTGCGCCCTCGCCGATGTCATTGAAAACGGCCAGGTCAATGACCTTCAACGTATTGCCTTTCTCGAAGAGTATCTTAATGCTGCGTACGAAGCACTCGCCGGCAAGGTCAAACTCAAAGGCTATTTTGTCTGGTCGTTCCTGGATAATTTTGAGTGGGGCGAAGGTTATTCGAAGCGTTTTGGATTACATCATGTCGATTTTCGCAGCGGCCAGCGCTTACCCAAGGCTTCCGCAAAATGGTATGCCGAAGTCATAAAACGTAATGGATTGTTGTCGTGA
- a CDS encoding glycosylase → MSKMIIGASLPGIPWEDKPAGLHEVVWRYSKNPIIDWNPIPRGARAFNSAVLPYQGAFVGVFRIDQKNSRPSLFFGRSEDAINWKIEPEGISWVDEKGRPAPTSYAYDPRLLKLEDNYYITWCDDFPGPSIGLGMTKDFKTFTRLENATMPFNRNGVLFPRKIKGLYAMLSRPSDSGHTPFGDIVLSYSPDLTYWGKHRHVMASGGKNWWQGTKIGAGPVPIETKEGWLLLYHGVVTTCNGFVYSMGGALLDLDEPHKVLYRTNDYLLTPEKQYELVGFVPNVVFPCATLCDADTGRIAIYYGAADTYTAIAFAQVDELIDHIKSNSTSA, encoded by the coding sequence ATGAGCAAAATGATAATAGGCGCGAGCTTACCCGGCATTCCGTGGGAAGATAAACCCGCGGGTCTGCACGAAGTGGTATGGCGTTACAGCAAGAATCCGATAATTGATTGGAATCCCATACCGCGAGGCGCGCGCGCGTTTAATAGCGCGGTACTTCCTTATCAAGGCGCTTTTGTCGGTGTTTTTCGAATTGATCAAAAGAACAGCCGGCCCTCATTGTTTTTTGGGCGAAGTGAAGATGCGATCAACTGGAAAATAGAACCGGAGGGTATTTCATGGGTTGATGAAAAAGGCCGGCCGGCGCCGACCAGTTATGCCTATGATCCTCGTTTGTTGAAATTGGAAGATAATTACTATATTACCTGGTGCGACGATTTTCCCGGGCCTTCCATCGGCTTGGGAATGACAAAAGATTTCAAAACGTTCACACGGTTGGAAAATGCCACCATGCCGTTCAATCGTAACGGCGTTTTGTTTCCGCGGAAAATCAAAGGACTTTATGCCATGTTAAGCCGGCCCAGCGATAGCGGCCACACGCCCTTCGGTGATATCGTTTTGAGTTACAGTCCGGATTTGACGTATTGGGGCAAACACCGGCACGTCATGGCGAGCGGCGGAAAGAATTGGTGGCAGGGAACGAAAATCGGCGCCGGTCCGGTGCCGATTGAAACCAAAGAAGGCTGGCTATTGCTGTATCACGGCGTGGTCACTACGTGCAACGGTTTCGTCTACAGCATGGGTGGCGCGTTGCTCGATTTGGACGAGCCGCATAAAGTACTCTATCGCACGAATGATTATCTGCTCACGCCTGAAAAGCAATATGAACTCGTGGGATTTGTTCCCAATGTGGTGTTCCCCTGCGCGACCCTTTGCGACGCGGATACCGGCCGGATAGCAATCTATTACGGCGCGGCGGATACGTACACGGCAATCGCTTTTGCGCAAGTTGATGAACTGATCGACCATATCAAAAGCAATTCAACTTCAGCCTGA
- a CDS encoding glycoside hydrolase family 27 protein encodes MRNLIVLIILLAALPAFAQKFEGLALTPPMGWNSWNKFACEVNEQLIRETADAMVSSGMKAAGYEYIVIDDCWHGERDSLGFIQPHPERFPSGMKALADYIHARGLKFGIYSDAGWKTCGGRPGSRGYEYQDAMQYARWGVDYLKYDWCNTEGLNAEGAYLTMRNALYAAGRPVVFSLCEWGSNKPWEWGKNIGHLWRTTGDITNCFDCVVDHGTWKSWGVTYILDMQKGLRVHAGPDHWNDPDMMEVGNGMSVSEDRAHFSMWSMLAAPLMAGNDLRNMSKETVEILTNREVIAVNQDSLGIQGFQYSAQDSLEIWFKPLSAGEWAVCFLNRGSAVKTINFLWKEHAIVDSFAKREINFSQTQFAIRDLWARKNLGKTNKSFVSQLASHEVKLLTLTPANK; translated from the coding sequence ATGAGAAACTTGATTGTATTGATCATTTTGCTCGCGGCGCTGCCGGCTTTTGCACAGAAATTCGAGGGCCTGGCCTTGACGCCGCCCATGGGCTGGAACAGTTGGAACAAATTTGCTTGTGAGGTGAATGAACAACTGATTCGCGAAACCGCGGATGCCATGGTGAGCAGCGGCATGAAAGCGGCCGGCTATGAATATATCGTGATTGATGATTGCTGGCACGGAGAGCGCGATAGTCTCGGGTTCATTCAGCCGCATCCGGAGCGGTTTCCCTCCGGTATGAAAGCGCTGGCGGATTACATTCATGCCAGGGGTCTGAAATTCGGCATTTATTCCGATGCAGGATGGAAGACGTGCGGCGGACGGCCGGGCAGCCGCGGTTATGAATATCAGGATGCCATGCAATATGCCAGGTGGGGCGTGGATTATTTGAAATACGATTGGTGCAACACTGAAGGGCTGAATGCCGAAGGCGCATACTTGACCATGCGCAATGCGCTGTATGCCGCCGGCCGCCCCGTGGTTTTTAGCCTCTGCGAATGGGGCAGCAACAAGCCGTGGGAATGGGGAAAAAATATCGGCCATCTCTGGCGCACCACCGGCGACATTACCAACTGCTTTGATTGCGTCGTTGATCACGGCACCTGGAAATCCTGGGGCGTCACCTACATTCTCGATATGCAAAAAGGCCTGCGCGTGCATGCCGGCCCGGATCATTGGAATGATCCCGACATGATGGAGGTTGGCAACGGCATGTCAGTCAGCGAAGATCGCGCGCATTTTTCCATGTGGAGCATGCTGGCCGCGCCCTTGATGGCCGGAAACGATTTGAGAAACATGTCAAAAGAAACGGTGGAGATTCTCACCAACCGGGAAGTGATTGCAGTCAATCAAGACTCTCTTGGCATTCAGGGATTTCAATACTCCGCACAGGACAGCCTTGAGATTTGGTTTAAACCGCTATCCGCAGGAGAATGGGCCGTGTGTTTTTTGAACCGCGGCTCGGCAGTAAAGACGATCAATTTCTTGTGGAAAGAACACGCCATCGTTGACTCCTTTGCCAAGCGGGAAATTAATTTTAGTCAAACCCAGTTTGCCATTCGCGATTTGTGGGCCAGAAAAAATTTGGGTAAGACGAATAAATCATTTGTCAGTCAGCTTGCCTCGCATGAGGTAAAATTGCTGACGTTGACTCCGGCAAATAAATAG